The Leucobacter viscericola genome includes a window with the following:
- the trpS gene encoding tryptophan--tRNA ligase produces MNAPAKPVIFSGMQPSSDSLHLGNYIGALSQWTQMQEDFDAYFCVVNLHAITVPQDPKELAARTRATAAQYIAAGIDPAKSTLFVQSHVPAHAELAWVLNTMTGFGEASRMTQFKDKSQRAGTDSASVGLFTYPILMAADILLYQTNVVPVGEDQRQHVELTRDLAARFNSRFGDTFVVPEAQIQKGTAKIYDLQDPTSKMSKSAETEAGLIKVLDPANVTKKKIMRAVTDDDASIRFDREAKPGVSNLLTIYSVLTERSLESLETEFEGRGYGDLKKGLAEVVEETFAPVRTRTEELLADPAELDRILAGAAERANEVASRTLASAYEALGLLHG; encoded by the coding sequence ATGAATGCCCCCGCTAAACCCGTCATTTTTTCGGGCATGCAGCCCTCAAGCGACTCCCTCCACCTCGGCAACTACATCGGCGCACTGTCGCAGTGGACGCAGATGCAAGAAGACTTCGACGCGTACTTCTGCGTCGTAAACCTGCACGCGATCACGGTGCCGCAGGATCCGAAGGAGCTCGCAGCCCGCACCCGTGCGACCGCCGCGCAGTACATTGCTGCCGGCATCGACCCCGCCAAGTCGACGCTGTTTGTGCAGTCCCACGTGCCAGCACACGCTGAGCTCGCCTGGGTGCTAAACACCATGACCGGCTTCGGCGAGGCCAGCCGCATGACACAGTTCAAGGACAAGTCGCAGCGCGCTGGCACCGACTCCGCTTCGGTTGGGCTCTTCACATACCCGATCCTGATGGCCGCCGACATTCTGCTCTACCAGACCAACGTTGTGCCGGTTGGTGAAGATCAGCGCCAGCACGTCGAGCTGACCCGCGACCTCGCGGCTCGCTTCAACTCGCGCTTCGGCGACACCTTTGTCGTGCCGGAGGCGCAGATTCAGAAGGGCACCGCAAAGATCTACGATCTGCAGGATCCCACCTCGAAGATGTCGAAGTCGGCCGAGACCGAGGCCGGGCTGATCAAGGTGCTCGATCCCGCAAACGTGACCAAAAAGAAGATCATGCGCGCGGTAACCGACGACGATGCGTCGATTCGCTTCGACCGCGAGGCGAAGCCCGGTGTCTCAAACCTGCTCACCATCTATTCGGTGCTGACGGAGCGCTCGCTCGAGTCGCTCGAAACCGAGTTCGAGGGCCGCGGCTACGGTGACCTCAAGAAGGGTCTCGCAGAGGTCGTCGAGGAGACCTTCGCACCGGTGCGTACCCGCACCGAAGAGCTGCTCGCGGATCCGGCCGAGCTTGACCGCATCCTCGCGGGTGCGGCAGAGCGCGCGAACGAGGTCGCCAGCCGCACGCTTGCCAGTGCCTACGAGGCGCTCGGCCTGCTGCACGGGTAG
- the ribB gene encoding 3,4-dihydroxy-2-butanone-4-phosphate synthase: protein MTTTSTGISRIEEAIEAIKAGKPVIVADNENRENEGDVILSAELATPEWVAWTVRWSSGLLCAPMSNEVADQLELPMMVSNNEDVRGTAYTVTVDAAHRVTTGISASDRTTTVRALANPDAVPTDVRRPGHVLPLRAVDGGVRARDGHTEAGVELMRLAGLRPVAVIAEIVAEDGEMMRLPELIKLGNREGIPVITIEQLIGYLNENDPEGAPEGTTQGTPHRSVSLRANALLPTVHGDFRAMAYRDRRVGVDHIALVSPMPDGSLPGDDALVRVHSECITGEAFGSLKCECGPQLDAALDRINESGGIVIYLRGHEGRGIGLANKLRAYQLQEQGADTLDANLQLGLPADARDYTAAAEILNDLGISRVRLLTNNPDKVSQLEQHGVVISERVPLLVGVNEKNIGYLNAKRDRMGHQLPNDVA, encoded by the coding sequence ATGACCACAACGAGCACCGGCATCTCTCGCATCGAAGAGGCCATCGAGGCGATCAAGGCTGGCAAGCCGGTCATCGTCGCCGACAACGAGAACCGCGAGAACGAGGGTGACGTGATCCTCTCGGCCGAACTCGCGACCCCCGAGTGGGTGGCCTGGACCGTGCGCTGGTCGTCGGGTCTGCTGTGCGCGCCAATGTCAAATGAGGTCGCGGATCAGCTCGAGCTGCCCATGATGGTGAGCAACAACGAGGACGTACGCGGAACGGCATACACCGTGACCGTCGACGCGGCCCACAGGGTCACCACCGGCATCAGCGCGAGCGATCGCACCACCACCGTGCGTGCGCTCGCCAACCCCGATGCAGTGCCGACCGACGTGCGCCGCCCTGGCCACGTGCTGCCGCTACGCGCGGTCGATGGTGGCGTGCGCGCCCGCGACGGCCACACCGAGGCTGGTGTTGAGCTCATGCGCCTCGCGGGGCTGCGTCCCGTCGCGGTGATCGCCGAGATTGTCGCAGAAGACGGCGAGATGATGCGGCTGCCCGAGCTCATTAAGCTCGGCAACCGCGAGGGCATTCCCGTCATCACGATCGAACAGTTGATCGGGTACCTCAACGAAAACGACCCCGAGGGTGCACCTGAGGGTACGACTCAGGGAACCCCGCACCGCAGCGTGAGCCTGCGCGCCAACGCGCTGCTGCCCACAGTGCACGGCGATTTCCGGGCTATGGCCTACCGGGATCGTCGGGTGGGTGTTGACCACATCGCGCTGGTCTCACCCATGCCCGACGGTTCGCTGCCTGGTGATGACGCGCTCGTGCGAGTGCACTCCGAGTGCATCACCGGCGAGGCGTTCGGGTCGCTGAAGTGCGAGTGCGGGCCGCAGCTCGACGCCGCCCTGGACCGGATCAACGAGAGCGGTGGCATCGTCATATACCTCCGCGGGCATGAGGGTCGCGGGATCGGCCTGGCCAACAAGCTCCGCGCCTACCAGCTGCAGGAGCAGGGCGCTGACACCCTCGACGCCAACCTGCAGCTCGGGCTGCCCGCCGACGCTCGTGACTACACCGCAGCGGCGGAGATCCTGAACGATCTTGGAATCAGCCGGGTGCGCTTGCTCACCAACAACCCCGACAAGGTGTCGCAGCTGGAGCAGCACGGTGTTGTGATCAGCGAGCGTGTACCGCTGCTGGTCGGTGTCAATGAAAAGAACATCGGCTACCTCAACGCGAAGCGCGATCGTATGGGCCACCAGTTGCCCAACGATGTTGCCTAA
- a CDS encoding LCP family protein translates to MAKKDAEAVKPVIVRHGKLRRSNAWSNALRILLTTTLVVALSGVATIAYAVWGTLGQAKTVDIGSGPEIVGANAESLDGAVTILLVGSDSRQGQSWNDGNEGELNDVTLMLHISADHKNATVVSFPRDLMLPIPSCPNPDGGDYPAMSEQQLNSTLSYGGLPCTVLTIEALTGMDINYAGLITFDGVVGVSNALGGVDVCLANPIWDPDADLSLNAGNNTLKGMEALQFLRTRHGVGDGGDTSRISNQQIFMSSLVRKLKNADTLSDPVKVFSLAKAAVTNMTLSKNMQSVDFMLAMARTVKDIDLDRVNFVQYPATDHPYQEGRLTPNRVSAEALFDVIKSGQPFDLTGVGQGVAIDGVDSSGTNATADPATPDATETPTPTPTPTDGTTPTPNANGKVELPSDITGVRPDQNICSLGRTVY, encoded by the coding sequence ATGGCTAAAAAGGACGCTGAGGCTGTAAAGCCGGTAATTGTGCGCCACGGCAAATTGCGCCGCTCAAATGCGTGGAGCAATGCCCTCAGGATCCTGCTGACGACGACTCTGGTCGTGGCACTCAGCGGAGTTGCAACCATCGCCTATGCCGTGTGGGGAACCCTCGGGCAGGCAAAGACCGTCGACATTGGCTCGGGCCCCGAGATTGTTGGCGCGAATGCCGAGTCGCTCGACGGCGCGGTCACGATTCTTCTTGTGGGTTCTGACTCACGCCAGGGGCAAAGCTGGAACGACGGCAACGAGGGTGAGCTCAACGATGTCACGCTGATGCTGCACATCTCGGCGGATCACAAAAACGCCACTGTCGTCAGCTTCCCGCGTGACCTCATGCTGCCGATCCCGAGCTGCCCCAATCCTGACGGGGGAGACTACCCCGCGATGAGCGAGCAACAGCTCAACAGCACACTCTCTTACGGCGGACTGCCCTGCACCGTGCTCACCATTGAGGCGCTTACGGGCATGGACATCAACTACGCAGGCCTCATCACCTTTGACGGTGTCGTTGGGGTTTCCAACGCGCTCGGTGGTGTCGATGTTTGCCTGGCGAACCCGATCTGGGATCCCGATGCAGACCTGAGCCTCAACGCCGGTAACAACACCCTCAAGGGGATGGAAGCGCTGCAGTTCTTGCGCACCCGTCACGGCGTTGGTGACGGTGGCGACACCAGCCGCATCAGCAACCAGCAGATCTTCATGTCGTCGCTCGTGCGAAAGCTGAAAAATGCTGACACGCTTTCTGACCCGGTGAAGGTCTTCTCGCTCGCGAAGGCTGCTGTGACAAACATGACGCTGTCCAAGAACATGCAGAGCGTCGATTTCATGCTTGCCATGGCACGCACCGTGAAAGATATTGATCTGGATCGCGTGAACTTCGTGCAGTATCCGGCAACAGACCACCCGTACCAAGAGGGGCGCCTCACGCCGAACCGAGTTTCTGCGGAGGCCTTGTTCGACGTGATCAAGAGCGGTCAGCCCTTCGACCTCACTGGTGTCGGACAGGGTGTCGCGATCGACGGTGTTGATTCGTCGGGTACGAACGCCACAGCGGATCCAGCAACTCCGGATGCCACCGAGACGCCGACGCCGACTCCAACGCCGACCGATGGGACCACTCCAACCCCCAACGCGAATGGCAAGGTCGAACTGCCGTCTGACATTACGGGCGTGCGCCCCGATCAGAACATTTGCTCGCTCGGACGAACCGTTTACTGA
- a CDS encoding bifunctional lysylphosphatidylglycerol flippase/synthetase MprF, whose protein sequence is MTDVVASPEQTAPQGREDPPRSPNRALTVVRRTPFTITLVVALLAVGITTGTLLSPAADKPWFQDVATGLPSFAEGRWWTILTSPFFVDHPVGYLILAPLVIGGVGWAEWQFGWLRTLGLFVVGHIVGILGAAGIVALIVPTGWPWAIRLSEAYDVGPSCGAFFALVFAIATLPAPWRLRGRVIILVWTIISVLYLGRIYDLEHAVAMAVGLVASGWLPAFRHPAGRPSEREWRLIGFAGLIAIGVIQVLDLVVPFDGPLGQNHPVASFVDVAIDVVVILLIANGVRHGYRIAWIGALIIGSYNVLTAALGVAIVPLLVDAGAIDSPEEVLGIFIAPAVFWVAIMIFIIVGRGAFRVTLRHSRRKLKAETLTPEQTVDRVRRFGGGTISWMLSWPANRYMAVGEGVIGYQAHAGVAIMLGDPITPAGGQSEAFAEFTRVTQQAGLIPCAFSANGVSEQAKPKGWRAVVVAEDTIVDLPGLEFKGKSWNAVRTSINKAGREGITFRMARLADEPWSTLAQVRAISEQWTGDKGLPEMRFTLGTVEEALDPEVYVGLAFDDEGSLHGVTSWLPVYAGDGKITGWTLDLMRRRDGGFGPVMEFLIASSAQFFAEEGYEFVSLSGAPLVRPEGVEAGPVDQVLEQLGGMIEPLYGFKSLHRFKQKFNPRSEPMYLLFRDEGDLPRIGIALTRAYLPDASLRDLVASATSVSRSAS, encoded by the coding sequence ATGACTGACGTTGTCGCCAGCCCAGAGCAGACCGCACCGCAGGGGCGTGAGGATCCGCCTCGCTCCCCCAACCGCGCCCTCACCGTGGTAAGGCGCACACCGTTCACGATCACACTCGTCGTCGCTCTTCTCGCGGTCGGCATCACGACCGGCACGCTGCTCTCTCCAGCCGCGGATAAGCCCTGGTTCCAGGACGTCGCCACTGGTCTACCCTCGTTCGCCGAGGGGCGCTGGTGGACGATCCTGACCTCACCGTTTTTTGTCGACCATCCCGTCGGCTACCTTATCCTCGCGCCACTGGTCATCGGCGGTGTCGGCTGGGCCGAGTGGCAGTTCGGTTGGCTGCGCACCCTCGGATTGTTTGTGGTCGGTCACATCGTCGGCATTCTGGGGGCCGCGGGCATCGTCGCCCTGATCGTGCCGACGGGTTGGCCCTGGGCGATACGACTCTCAGAGGCGTACGACGTTGGCCCCTCCTGCGGTGCGTTCTTTGCGCTCGTTTTTGCCATCGCGACCCTTCCGGCTCCGTGGCGACTGCGTGGACGCGTCATTATTCTCGTGTGGACCATCATCTCGGTGCTCTACCTCGGCCGCATCTACGACCTGGAGCACGCGGTCGCGATGGCCGTCGGGCTCGTCGCCAGCGGATGGCTCCCTGCGTTCCGGCACCCAGCGGGCAGGCCGAGCGAGCGCGAGTGGCGCCTGATCGGCTTTGCGGGCCTCATCGCGATCGGTGTGATCCAGGTGCTCGATCTTGTTGTGCCATTTGACGGCCCGCTCGGCCAGAACCACCCGGTTGCCTCGTTTGTTGACGTTGCGATCGACGTCGTGGTGATTCTGCTGATCGCCAACGGAGTGCGACACGGCTACCGGATCGCTTGGATCGGCGCCCTCATCATCGGTTCCTACAACGTACTGACGGCGGCCCTCGGTGTTGCGATCGTGCCGCTTCTCGTTGACGCCGGTGCAATCGACTCCCCCGAGGAAGTGCTGGGCATCTTTATCGCCCCCGCGGTGTTCTGGGTGGCGATCATGATCTTCATCATCGTCGGCCGCGGTGCGTTCCGAGTGACCCTGCGCCACTCGCGCCGCAAGCTCAAGGCTGAGACACTCACCCCCGAGCAGACAGTGGATCGCGTCAGGCGCTTTGGGGGTGGCACCATCTCGTGGATGCTGAGCTGGCCCGCAAACCGCTACATGGCGGTCGGTGAGGGTGTCATCGGCTATCAGGCGCACGCGGGCGTCGCGATTATGCTCGGGGATCCGATCACACCCGCCGGTGGTCAGAGTGAGGCGTTCGCAGAGTTCACCAGGGTGACTCAGCAGGCCGGGCTGATCCCGTGCGCGTTCTCTGCAAACGGCGTCAGCGAGCAAGCGAAGCCAAAGGGCTGGCGCGCAGTGGTGGTTGCCGAGGACACGATCGTGGATCTGCCCGGTCTCGAATTCAAGGGCAAGTCTTGGAACGCGGTGCGCACCTCGATCAATAAGGCCGGGCGCGAGGGGATCACGTTTCGCATGGCCCGTCTTGCGGACGAGCCGTGGAGCACCCTCGCGCAGGTGCGCGCCATTTCTGAGCAGTGGACGGGAGACAAGGGCCTGCCCGAGATGCGCTTTACGCTCGGCACCGTCGAGGAGGCACTCGACCCGGAGGTCTATGTTGGCCTCGCGTTCGACGACGAGGGCAGCCTGCACGGTGTCACCTCGTGGCTGCCCGTCTACGCGGGTGATGGAAAAATCACCGGCTGGACCCTCGACCTCATGCGACGCCGCGACGGCGGTTTTGGGCCGGTCATGGAGTTCTTGATCGCCTCGTCAGCGCAGTTCTTCGCGGAGGAGGGCTACGAGTTCGTGTCGCTCTCCGGCGCACCGCTGGTGCGGCCCGAGGGGGTCGAGGCGGGACCCGTGGATCAGGTTCTCGAACAGCTCGGCGGCATGATCGAGCCACTCTACGGTTTCAAGTCGCTGCACAGGTTTAAGCAAAAGTTCAATCCGCGATCCGAACCGATGTACCTGCTGTTCCGTGACGAGGGAGACCTACCGCGGATCGGCATCGCGCTCACCCGCGCCTACCTGCCCGATGCCTCGCTGCGTGACCTGGTTGCGTCAGCTACCTCCGTCTCCCGATCAGCTTCGTAG
- a CDS encoding exodeoxyribonuclease III — translation MAETLRVASVNVNGIRAAYRKGMGDWLATSGVDVLALQEVRADDSHIAELLGDEWHVLHDPCEIKGRAGVAIASRVPATAHRVGLGALDAQEQIQSSGRWLEADFELGGKPFTVISNYTHSGEVDTPRQEAKWAFLDAMGVRMDELAEERDYVAIVGDFNVGHREFDIKNWKGNVKRSGFLPRERAYFDRFFGPRGETVTGVDGSEGVGHGWVDVGRRFAGEVDGPYTWWSNRGQAFDNDTGWRIDYQVVTPALAEHVADYRVARYPSYDTRWSDHAPVIVDYTA, via the coding sequence ATGGCTGAAACACTTCGTGTAGCGTCCGTGAACGTCAACGGCATTCGTGCTGCGTACCGCAAGGGCATGGGCGACTGGCTCGCCACGAGCGGGGTCGATGTGCTCGCGCTGCAGGAGGTGCGTGCCGACGACTCCCACATCGCAGAACTGCTCGGCGACGAGTGGCACGTGCTGCACGATCCCTGCGAGATCAAGGGTCGCGCTGGCGTTGCGATCGCGAGCCGCGTGCCCGCGACCGCGCACCGCGTAGGGCTCGGTGCTCTCGACGCGCAGGAGCAGATCCAGTCTTCCGGCCGCTGGCTTGAGGCCGACTTCGAGCTCGGTGGCAAGCCGTTCACGGTGATCAGCAACTACACCCACTCGGGCGAGGTTGATACACCGCGCCAGGAGGCCAAGTGGGCCTTTCTCGACGCGATGGGCGTGCGCATGGACGAACTTGCCGAGGAGCGCGACTACGTCGCCATCGTCGGCGACTTCAACGTGGGCCACCGCGAGTTCGACATTAAGAACTGGAAGGGCAACGTCAAGCGCAGCGGCTTCCTGCCGCGCGAGCGTGCTTACTTTGACCGCTTCTTCGGACCGCGCGGCGAGACCGTCACCGGTGTTGACGGTTCCGAGGGTGTTGGTCACGGCTGGGTCGACGTGGGCCGCCGTTTTGCCGGTGAGGTCGACGGCCCCTACACCTGGTGGTCAAACCGCGGCCAGGCCTTCGACAACGACACCGGTTGGCGTATCGACTACCAGGTTGTCACCCCGGCACTCGCCGAGCACGTCGCCGACTACCGCGTCGCGCGTTACCCCTCATACGACACACGCTGGTCAGATCACGCTCCCGTGATCGTCGACTACACCGCGTAA
- a CDS encoding riboflavin synthase: MFTGLIEEIGEIVAIEPVGDSLRLTIAGPLVTSDATHGASICVSGVCLTVIEQGATPDGRGTFTADVMAQSIRMSALSDLAEGSKVNLERAVRVDTRLGGHIVQGHVDGTATLLSITPGDAWQVLRFSLSPELAPLLVDKGSVTLSGVSLTVSSIAAEDEAEQWFEVSLIPETLTATILGSLQPGDRVNVETDILARHVARMLRLGVAAPTTPSSIIGSSSEGSQA, translated from the coding sequence ATGTTTACAGGACTCATCGAAGAGATCGGCGAGATCGTCGCGATCGAACCGGTCGGTGACTCACTCCGCCTCACGATCGCGGGTCCGCTCGTCACGAGCGACGCGACCCACGGCGCCTCCATCTGCGTTTCGGGGGTGTGTCTCACCGTGATCGAGCAGGGCGCGACCCCCGATGGCCGCGGCACCTTTACCGCCGACGTGATGGCGCAGTCGATCCGCATGTCGGCCCTCAGCGACCTCGCCGAGGGCAGCAAGGTCAACCTCGAGCGCGCGGTGCGGGTTGACACCCGCCTCGGAGGCCACATCGTGCAGGGCCACGTTGACGGCACGGCCACGCTGCTGTCGATCACCCCGGGTGATGCCTGGCAGGTGCTGCGGTTCTCACTCAGCCCCGAGCTTGCACCGCTGCTGGTAGATAAGGGCTCGGTGACACTCTCGGGTGTCTCGCTGACCGTCTCGTCGATCGCGGCCGAAGACGAGGCCGAGCAGTGGTTTGAAGTCTCGCTGATCCCGGAGACACTCACGGCAACGATCCTCGGTTCACTGCAGCCCGGCGATCGCGTCAACGTCGAAACCGACATTCTTGCTCGTCACGTCGCGCGGATGCTCCGCCTCGGCGTCGCGGCCCCAACTACACCCAGCAGCATCATCGGCTCCAGCAGCGAAGGATCACAAGCATGA
- a CDS encoding DUF1345 domain-containing protein, whose amino-acid sequence MDTQLKRPSRIGAVLSTGGEIVGLAMQLLLVYMGAEIMWGPDGEGETVRLVAWCLFATVYLGATILSLNILVRLEQPDPASTRVLVGHPLTRFLSTIITFGASIIGLSVALELITSIGMETQNPVQEFAAIWAMMLSWAMFNWGYARIYFSRYHRAQDPPLSFPGTPEPRLVDFVYLAFTNATTFAVSDVKVTSSRMRWTIVWHTTLAFFFNALIIGLVIKVIADGHLFAELFS is encoded by the coding sequence ATGGATACGCAACTCAAGCGGCCCTCTCGCATCGGGGCCGTGCTCAGCACCGGGGGCGAGATCGTTGGTCTCGCAATGCAGCTGCTGCTGGTCTACATGGGCGCCGAGATCATGTGGGGCCCCGACGGAGAGGGCGAAACCGTTCGCCTGGTCGCTTGGTGCCTCTTCGCGACGGTCTATCTCGGAGCGACGATCCTGAGCCTCAACATTCTTGTGCGCCTGGAGCAACCGGATCCCGCGTCGACACGCGTGCTTGTTGGGCACCCGCTCACGCGGTTTCTCTCGACCATCATCACCTTTGGCGCCAGCATTATTGGTCTCAGCGTTGCGCTCGAACTTATCACCAGCATCGGTATGGAGACGCAGAACCCGGTGCAGGAGTTCGCAGCCATCTGGGCAATGATGCTGTCGTGGGCCATGTTCAACTGGGGCTACGCCCGCATCTATTTCTCGCGCTATCACCGCGCGCAGGATCCGCCGCTGTCATTTCCGGGCACCCCCGAACCGCGGCTTGTCGACTTCGTGTACCTGGCCTTCACGAACGCCACGACCTTTGCGGTGTCTGACGTGAAGGTCACCAGCTCTCGCATGCGCTGGACCATCGTGTGGCACACCACACTCGCGTTTTTCTTCAACGCGCTTATTATCGGCCTGGTGATCAAGGTGATCGCCGACGGGCACCTCTTTGCTGAGCTGTTTAGCTGA
- the ribD gene encoding bifunctional diaminohydroxyphosphoribosylaminopyrimidine deaminase/5-amino-6-(5-phosphoribosylamino)uracil reductase RibD → MHEQDTISRVASTDAMRRALAIARRGPADNANPQVGCVILDPSGCIIAEGWHRGSGTPHAEVDALSRVPAEWRERSRELTAVVTLEPCNHTGRTGPCAVALTEFGAGGIGAVVYALGDPGQASSGGAETLRNHGVSVTGGVLAGEAAALLGPWLARAFPSQAGSARPSESAQPTDSPRPHVTVKWAQTIDGRAAAADGSSQWITGADARADVHRRRAEADAILVGTGTLLADDPSLTARAESGGLLVPAAEQPIPVVIGHREIPADARLRQHPALAANGLGAPMQFSGEDLAGALTELHERGIQRLFVEGGPTVASALFAAGLVDEVLIYIAPSLLGGPRLALGDIGVASMAEIKQLRIVHTAQLGADLLIKAAVAGPNSSPASRSQEGS, encoded by the coding sequence ATGCACGAGCAAGACACCATTTCGAGGGTGGCCAGCACAGACGCGATGCGTCGTGCGCTCGCGATTGCACGCCGAGGTCCCGCCGACAACGCGAACCCGCAGGTGGGTTGCGTGATCCTCGACCCCTCCGGCTGCATCATCGCCGAGGGGTGGCACCGCGGGTCCGGCACCCCGCACGCCGAGGTCGATGCGCTCTCGCGTGTGCCCGCCGAGTGGCGTGAACGGTCGCGCGAGCTCACGGCCGTTGTGACCCTCGAACCCTGCAATCACACGGGTCGCACGGGTCCGTGTGCCGTTGCGCTCACAGAATTTGGGGCGGGAGGGATCGGGGCAGTGGTTTATGCGCTCGGCGATCCTGGCCAGGCCTCCTCGGGCGGCGCCGAGACGCTGCGCAATCACGGCGTTTCTGTGACCGGCGGTGTGCTGGCTGGCGAGGCTGCCGCGCTGCTCGGGCCGTGGTTGGCGCGGGCGTTTCCCTCGCAAGCAGGATCGGCACGGCCCTCAGAATCAGCACAGCCCACTGATTCGCCTCGCCCTCACGTCACCGTGAAGTGGGCACAGACCATCGACGGCCGCGCCGCCGCCGCAGACGGCTCGAGCCAGTGGATTACCGGTGCCGATGCTCGGGCCGACGTACATCGGCGTCGTGCCGAGGCGGACGCGATCCTCGTTGGCACTGGCACGCTGCTTGCCGATGACCCCTCACTCACCGCCCGCGCAGAGAGCGGCGGATTGCTCGTTCCCGCCGCCGAACAGCCGATCCCGGTGGTTATTGGGCACCGAGAAATTCCTGCCGATGCGCGCCTACGTCAGCACCCCGCGCTCGCGGCGAACGGCCTCGGGGCCCCGATGCAGTTCAGCGGCGAGGACCTCGCTGGCGCACTCACCGAGCTCCACGAGCGCGGAATCCAGCGTCTCTTTGTCGAGGGTGGCCCCACAGTGGCGAGTGCACTGTTTGCCGCGGGCCTGGTTGATGAGGTACTCATTTACATCGCCCCCTCGTTGCTCGGTGGACCGCGACTGGCCCTCGGCGACATCGGTGTTGCCTCGATGGCGGAAATCAAACAGTTGCGCATCGTGCACACCGCCCAGCTCGGCGCCGACCTGCTCATCAAGGCAGCGGTCGCAGGCCCCAACTCTTCACCCGCATCACGCAGTCAGGAAGGTTCCTAA
- the ribH gene encoding 6,7-dimethyl-8-ribityllumazine synthase, which yields MSGAGAPDLAVDASGLRVAVIAGSWHEEIMSPLIKGAHETTIASGADHTLFRVAGAFELPAAAQAALQSGFDAVVCLGVIIRGGTPHFDYICNSVTDGLTRVQLDTGKPVGFGVLTTDTEQQALDRSGRPGAPESKGKEAAEAALHLAVQLRRIREDGPTMELVPGRR from the coding sequence ATGAGTGGCGCTGGAGCCCCAGACCTTGCCGTCGACGCGAGCGGACTGCGTGTCGCCGTCATTGCAGGCAGCTGGCACGAAGAGATCATGTCGCCCCTGATCAAGGGCGCGCACGAAACCACAATCGCCTCGGGCGCGGATCACACGCTCTTCCGTGTCGCCGGCGCTTTCGAGTTGCCCGCCGCCGCGCAGGCTGCGCTGCAGAGCGGCTTCGACGCGGTTGTCTGCCTCGGTGTGATCATTCGCGGTGGCACCCCCCACTTCGATTACATCTGCAACTCCGTAACCGACGGTCTCACCCGCGTGCAGCTCGACACCGGCAAGCCGGTCGGGTTCGGCGTGCTGACCACAGACACCGAGCAGCAGGCCCTTGACCGCTCGGGTCGCCCCGGAGCCCCCGAGTCGAAGGGCAAGGAGGCCGCCGAGGCAGCCCTGCACCTCGCGGTTCAGCTGCGCCGGATTCGCGAGGACGGGCCCACAATGGAGCTGGTGCCCGGGCGGCGGTGA
- a CDS encoding exodeoxyribonuclease III, translating into MRIATWNVNSIRTRYGRVVDWLVRNDVDVLAMQEIKCRPDQFPIEAFEQAGYQLEIHGLNQWNGVAFASRHEMTDVSRGFEGMPGFGKPIKGQEEVQGEGPNGLPLEARALGVTVGDLRLWSLYVPNGRGLDDPHLEYKLRWLEALRGNAEAWLAEDPELPLALMGDWNIAPLDGDMGDPSFVVGQSTHVSPVERAMFESFAPVVEDVVRPIAPEGYTFWDYKAGRFPKNEGMRIDFIMGSRAFADVVTGASIDRDERKGDAPSDHVPVVCDVDPTLLSDTFEDEYDRPMVF; encoded by the coding sequence ATGCGTATCGCCACCTGGAACGTCAATTCGATCCGCACCCGCTATGGCCGCGTGGTCGACTGGCTCGTTCGCAACGACGTCGACGTGCTCGCCATGCAAGAGATCAAGTGCCGCCCGGATCAGTTTCCGATCGAGGCGTTTGAGCAGGCGGGCTACCAGCTCGAGATTCACGGTCTGAACCAGTGGAACGGGGTCGCATTTGCGAGCCGCCACGAGATGACCGACGTTTCGCGCGGCTTTGAGGGCATGCCGGGCTTCGGCAAGCCCATCAAGGGGCAGGAAGAAGTTCAGGGCGAGGGGCCGAATGGCTTGCCACTCGAGGCGCGGGCACTCGGTGTGACCGTCGGTGACCTTCGCTTGTGGAGCCTCTACGTACCCAACGGGCGCGGGCTCGACGATCCTCACCTCGAATACAAACTGCGCTGGCTCGAAGCACTCCGTGGAAACGCTGAGGCGTGGTTGGCCGAGGATCCCGAGCTGCCGCTTGCCCTGATGGGCGACTGGAATATCGCCCCACTTGATGGCGACATGGGCGATCCGAGTTTTGTCGTGGGACAGTCAACCCATGTATCGCCGGTTGAGCGCGCCATGTTTGAGTCGTTCGCGCCGGTTGTTGAAGACGTCGTACGGCCGATTGCTCCCGAGGGCTACACATTCTGGGACTACAAGGCAGGGCGCTTCCCGAAAAACGAGGGCATGCGCATCGACTTCATCATGGGATCGCGCGCGTTCGCCGATGTCGTGACCGGCGCCTCGATCGACCGCGACGAGCGCAAGGGTGATGCCCCCAGCGACCACGTTCCGGTGGTGTGCGACGTTGATCCAACACTGCTGAGCGACACGTTTGAAGACGAGTACGACCGCCCGATGGTGTTTTAG